In Haloterrigena turkmenica DSM 5511, a single genomic region encodes these proteins:
- a CDS encoding sodium/proline symporter, with product MASNGLAGSAGIWVLGTFAVYLLVLLGIGLYSSRLMDTVDDYVIGGRSVGPVVTGFSERASEMSGWLTLGVPSDAFGTGVMAFYNGLGMIPADLFAWAGIAKRLRKYTEIVKAVTLPTFFETRLQDDTGYVKGTSAIVLMIFEGGYVGAQIVAAGTLLEVLTGVSSLVGILVGGVIVVGYTMLGGYFAVAWSDYVQGAIILIAFIILPIIAFTNYGLPFSELESVGSSYTSVTAGMTGWAALFGIISYAAIGLGIPGNPHVMVRFMGIDEVENIRLAALVAQLFMFVAYIGAGFVGLYALVVFGQGGIEDPNNVMPLLTLEFFPGAIAGIILAAALAAMMSSADSQLLVATSAIVEDVYHGYINPDASQETLVRYSQYVTLGLGAASVAFAFLAQNTPIYTLVLDYAWGGLGAAIGPTLIASLWWKRITAKGSVASMIVGTLTMIVWIQLSSLLEALGLMGVVEGSAFLTGLIGVYGLVPAFILSTLTLIVVSLVTEPPEGVDDHFESFNKPLSALSSSDDPTGTPDYVTDGGQDVDPKAVTETDNIRAHVTASDYWETGDE from the coding sequence ATGGCCAGTAACGGGCTCGCCGGCTCGGCCGGCATCTGGGTGCTCGGAACGTTCGCCGTGTATCTGCTCGTCCTCCTCGGCATCGGACTGTACTCCTCTCGGCTCATGGACACCGTCGACGACTACGTCATCGGCGGTCGAAGCGTCGGTCCAGTCGTCACCGGGTTCTCCGAACGTGCCTCCGAGATGAGCGGCTGGCTCACCCTCGGTGTCCCCAGCGACGCGTTCGGCACCGGTGTGATGGCCTTCTACAACGGCCTCGGGATGATTCCCGCCGACCTGTTCGCCTGGGCCGGGATCGCAAAGCGGCTCCGAAAGTACACGGAGATCGTGAAAGCGGTCACGCTACCGACCTTCTTCGAGACACGTCTACAGGACGATACCGGCTACGTCAAAGGCACGTCCGCCATCGTCCTGATGATCTTCGAGGGCGGTTACGTGGGCGCACAGATCGTCGCCGCCGGGACGCTCTTGGAGGTTCTCACCGGCGTCTCGTCGCTGGTCGGAATCCTCGTCGGTGGCGTCATCGTCGTCGGCTACACCATGCTCGGTGGCTACTTCGCCGTCGCGTGGTCCGACTACGTGCAGGGCGCGATCATCCTGATCGCGTTCATCATCCTGCCGATCATCGCCTTTACCAACTACGGGCTCCCGTTCAGCGAACTCGAATCCGTCGGTAGTTCGTACACGAGCGTCACGGCCGGCATGACCGGTTGGGCCGCTCTCTTCGGTATCATCAGCTACGCCGCGATCGGTCTCGGTATCCCCGGCAACCCCCACGTGATGGTCCGGTTCATGGGGATCGACGAGGTCGAGAACATCCGTCTGGCGGCGCTGGTCGCCCAGCTGTTCATGTTCGTCGCCTACATCGGCGCCGGCTTCGTCGGACTGTACGCGCTGGTCGTCTTCGGCCAGGGCGGCATCGAAGACCCGAACAACGTCATGCCGCTGCTCACGCTCGAGTTCTTCCCCGGCGCGATCGCGGGTATCATCCTGGCGGCCGCACTCGCCGCGATGATGTCCAGTGCGGACTCGCAGCTCCTCGTCGCGACGAGCGCGATCGTCGAAGACGTCTACCACGGCTACATCAACCCGGACGCGAGCCAGGAGACGCTCGTTCGCTACTCCCAGTACGTCACGCTCGGACTCGGAGCAGCGAGCGTCGCCTTCGCCTTCCTCGCACAGAACACGCCGATCTACACGCTCGTCCTCGACTACGCCTGGGGCGGCCTCGGCGCGGCCATCGGCCCGACGCTCATCGCGTCGCTCTGGTGGAAGCGCATCACCGCCAAAGGCTCGGTTGCGAGTATGATCGTCGGGACCCTGACGATGATCGTCTGGATCCAGCTTTCGAGCCTCCTCGAAGCCCTCGGACTCATGGGTGTCGTCGAGGGGTCGGCGTTCCTCACGGGACTCATCGGCGTCTACGGTCTCGTCCCCGCGTTCATCCTTTCGACGCTCACGCTCATCGTCGTCTCGCTCGTCACGGAGCCCCCGGAGGGCGTCGACGACCACTTTGAGTCCTTCAACAAACCGCTGTCGGCCCTCTCGAGCAGCGATGATCCGACGGGGACCCCTGACTACGTGACCGACGGCGGTCAGGACGTCGATCCGAAGGCCGTCACGGAAACCGACAACATCCGTGCACACGTCACGGCCAGCGACTACTGGGAAACGGGTGACGAGTAA
- a CDS encoding DUF255 domain-containing protein, producing the protein MDDQTRVEWRDWGEDAFDEAAEADAPVLLSLTATWCDHCHEMDAKTYAEPRIAANINDSFVPVRVDVDRHPRVRDRYNMGGFPSTVFLAPDGTVLTGAGYLGPDGMRQVLDSVRTMWQTKGSGAGRVPRPLRENNPPAGRLTSDVESAMLGQLTEAYDEVAGGWGGSPKFPLPDALEFALKRDREMALRSFDAVSANLLDEYDGGFYRFAAERDWAGLQHEKLLDSNGALVRAFANAYLLTGKDEYRDPADRTVDYLTTTLWNDEADAFANSQAPGEDDAHVIDATDRSMADEPPVDDGVFAGPNGLAIEGLLTYHAYTDDERARRYAERALETLREDLLEDGVAVHALEGDAERDADGEPIPLLANQARVLSALTTTASVLETDALADATGVADATIDRLRDEESFLDGPASGAGLLDRPLRPLDSNVALADALLELAVLADEERYREVARETLEAFAGASDRFGVQMARYATTVSRLLEGPLVIRVAADPGTDLHRAALRMADHEKVVVPAAADLEAGLARVERGDQRSDTAETPAELSERVQSVLE; encoded by the coding sequence ATGGACGACCAGACGCGCGTCGAGTGGCGCGACTGGGGAGAAGATGCCTTCGACGAGGCGGCGGAGGCGGACGCCCCGGTCTTGCTCTCGCTCACCGCGACGTGGTGTGATCACTGCCACGAGATGGACGCGAAGACCTACGCGGAGCCCCGCATCGCGGCGAACATCAACGACAGTTTCGTTCCCGTTCGGGTAGACGTCGATCGCCACCCGCGCGTTCGCGATCGGTACAACATGGGCGGGTTCCCGTCGACGGTCTTTCTGGCCCCCGACGGGACGGTGCTGACCGGCGCGGGCTATCTCGGACCCGACGGCATGCGACAGGTACTGGACAGCGTCCGGACCATGTGGCAGACGAAAGGTAGCGGCGCCGGTCGCGTCCCGCGCCCGCTTCGCGAAAACAACCCGCCCGCGGGTCGGCTCACGAGCGACGTCGAGTCGGCGATGCTCGGCCAGCTGACCGAGGCCTACGACGAGGTCGCCGGCGGCTGGGGCGGAAGTCCGAAGTTCCCGCTGCCCGACGCCCTCGAGTTCGCGCTCAAGCGCGACCGGGAGATGGCTCTGCGGTCGTTCGACGCGGTCAGCGCGAACCTATTGGACGAGTACGACGGCGGCTTCTACCGGTTCGCGGCCGAACGCGACTGGGCGGGACTTCAACACGAGAAACTCTTGGATTCCAACGGCGCGCTCGTGCGCGCGTTCGCCAACGCCTACCTGCTGACGGGCAAAGACGAGTACCGCGACCCCGCAGACCGAACCGTCGACTACCTCACGACGACGCTGTGGAACGACGAGGCCGACGCCTTCGCGAACAGTCAGGCACCCGGTGAAGACGACGCTCACGTGATCGACGCGACCGATCGGTCGATGGCAGACGAGCCGCCGGTCGACGATGGCGTCTTCGCCGGCCCGAACGGGCTGGCGATCGAGGGGCTGCTCACCTACCACGCATACACCGACGACGAGCGCGCCCGCCGGTACGCCGAACGCGCCCTCGAGACCCTCCGGGAAGACCTGCTCGAGGACGGCGTGGCCGTCCACGCGCTCGAGGGCGACGCCGAACGCGACGCGGACGGCGAGCCGATACCGCTGCTCGCGAACCAGGCCCGCGTCCTGTCGGCGCTGACGACGACCGCGAGCGTCCTCGAGACGGACGCGCTAGCGGACGCGACCGGGGTCGCGGACGCGACGATCGATCGGCTCCGCGACGAGGAGTCGTTCCTCGACGGACCGGCGTCGGGGGCCGGGCTCCTCGACCGTCCGCTTCGCCCGTTGGATTCGAATGTCGCGCTCGCGGACGCGCTACTGGAGCTCGCGGTCTTGGCCGACGAGGAGCGCTACCGCGAGGTCGCTCGAGAGACGCTCGAGGCCTTCGCGGGCGCGAGCGATCGCTTTGGCGTCCAGATGGCTCGCTACGCGACCACTGTTTCGCGGCTGCTCGAGGGACCGCTGGTGATCCGCGTCGCGGCCGACCCCGGAACGGACCTCCACCGGGCTGCCCTGCGAATGGCGGACCACGAGAAGGTCGTCGTTCCCGCCGCCGCCGATCTCGAGGCGGGACTGGCGCGGGTCGAACGCGGCGACCAGCGCTCGGACACCGCCGAAACCCCCGCCGAGTTGAGCGAGCGCGTCCAGTCGGTCCTCGAGTAA
- a CDS encoding aldehyde dehydrogenase family protein, which yields MSQQTTAQPDQHYINGEWTDGEGEETFESENPATGETLRTFRRGTAADVDAALEAAEEAQDEWRELSHIDRAEYLWDIYHELRQRTDELGEIVTKECGKEISEGKADVVEAAHMVEWAAGNARHPHGDVVPSEIGSKDAYMRRKPRGVIGCITPWNFPVAIPFWHMAVSLVEGNTVVWKPAEQTPWCAQIVAEMFEDSGIPDGVFNMIQGFGDAGEAIVEDERVDTVLFTGSAEVGQEVARSVAEQPGKLAACEMGGKNAVVITDEADLDTAVHSAVMSSFKTTGQRCVSAERLIVHEDVYDEFKERFVDVAENVAVGDPLAEDTFMGPLVEGEHKEKVLEYNELAREEDVDVLVDRDELGDDEIPDGHEDGHWVGPFVYEADHEADLRCTQEEVFGPHVALMEYSGDIEDAVEVHNDTEYGLAGAIISEDYRDINYYRDNAEVGLAYGNLPCIGAEVHLPFGGVKKSGNGYPSGREVIEAVTERTAWTLNNSKDIEMAQGLSADITTDDD from the coding sequence ATGAGTCAGCAGACGACAGCTCAGCCTGACCAGCACTACATCAACGGCGAGTGGACCGACGGGGAGGGCGAGGAGACCTTCGAAAGCGAGAACCCGGCGACCGGCGAGACCCTGCGGACCTTCCGCCGCGGGACCGCAGCCGACGTCGACGCGGCCCTCGAGGCTGCGGAAGAAGCACAGGACGAGTGGCGCGAACTCTCCCACATCGACCGCGCTGAGTACCTCTGGGACATCTACCACGAGCTCCGCCAGCGGACGGACGAGCTCGGCGAGATCGTCACCAAGGAGTGCGGCAAGGAGATCTCGGAAGGAAAGGCCGACGTCGTCGAGGCCGCTCACATGGTCGAGTGGGCCGCGGGCAACGCCCGTCACCCCCACGGCGACGTCGTCCCGAGCGAGATCGGGAGCAAGGACGCCTACATGCGCCGCAAGCCCCGCGGGGTCATCGGCTGTATCACGCCGTGGAACTTCCCGGTCGCGATCCCGTTCTGGCATATGGCCGTCTCGCTGGTCGAGGGTAACACGGTCGTCTGGAAGCCCGCCGAACAGACGCCGTGGTGCGCTCAGATCGTCGCCGAGATGTTCGAGGACAGCGGCATCCCGGACGGCGTCTTCAACATGATCCAAGGCTTCGGCGACGCCGGTGAGGCTATCGTCGAAGACGAGCGCGTCGACACCGTGCTGTTCACCGGCTCGGCGGAGGTCGGCCAAGAGGTCGCCCGCAGCGTCGCCGAACAGCCCGGGAAGCTCGCGGCCTGCGAGATGGGCGGCAAGAACGCGGTCGTCATCACCGACGAGGCCGACCTCGACACGGCCGTCCACTCGGCGGTCATGTCCTCGTTCAAGACGACCGGCCAGCGCTGCGTCTCGGCCGAGCGCCTGATCGTCCACGAGGACGTCTACGACGAGTTCAAGGAACGGTTCGTCGACGTCGCCGAGAACGTCGCCGTCGGCGACCCGCTGGCCGAAGACACCTTCATGGGCCCGCTCGTCGAGGGCGAGCACAAGGAGAAGGTCCTCGAGTACAACGAACTCGCTCGCGAGGAGGACGTCGACGTGCTCGTCGACCGCGACGAACTGGGCGACGACGAGATTCCGGACGGCCACGAGGACGGTCACTGGGTCGGTCCGTTCGTCTATGAGGCCGATCACGAGGCCGACCTCCGCTGTACGCAGGAGGAGGTCTTCGGTCCCCACGTCGCACTCATGGAATACTCCGGCGACATCGAGGACGCCGTCGAGGTCCACAACGACACGGAGTACGGCCTCGCAGGAGCGATCATCTCCGAGGACTACCGCGACATCAACTACTACCGCGACAACGCCGAGGTCGGACTCGCGTACGGGAATCTGCCGTGTATCGGCGCCGAGGTTCACCTGCCCTTCGGTGGCGTCAAGAAGTCCGGTAACGGCTACCCGAGCGGTCGCGAAGTGATCGAGGCCGTCACCGAGCGCACCGCCTGGACGCTGAACAACTCGAAGGACATCGAGATGGCCCAAGGGCTGTCCGCCGACATCACGACCGACGATGACTGA
- a CDS encoding MBL fold metallo-hydrolase, translated as MTVRHDNVTVSWLGYATVRIESADGTVVYVDPGRYGTLTGEWDRDVPHPPGRAYDERDGDLVLVTHDHHYDSDGVRRVASEDATVIAYEAVDAESIRAGGRDVEDLEALPYDVQRVEYGEEATVEGVDLEVLPAFNHPDGPNAPDGDPIHPEGFGCGYRFAVGGTSVCWTGDSDVLDDHTDLEVSLFLPPIGKNFTMNRTEAAELAAAIDPDLVCPIHYNTFPDLDADSRAFAADVAAAGVPVVLDEE; from the coding sequence GTGACAGTACGACACGACAACGTGACGGTCTCGTGGCTCGGCTACGCGACCGTTCGAATCGAGTCGGCCGACGGAACCGTCGTCTACGTCGATCCCGGACGATACGGGACCCTTACCGGCGAGTGGGACCGGGACGTCCCCCATCCGCCGGGCCGAGCGTACGACGAACGCGACGGTGACCTCGTGCTGGTGACCCACGACCACCACTACGACTCCGACGGCGTCCGACGGGTCGCGAGCGAGGACGCGACGGTCATCGCCTACGAGGCCGTCGACGCCGAATCGATCCGCGCGGGCGGTCGCGACGTCGAGGACCTCGAGGCCTTGCCTTACGACGTCCAGCGCGTCGAGTACGGTGAAGAGGCGACCGTCGAGGGCGTCGACCTCGAGGTTCTCCCCGCCTTCAATCATCCTGACGGCCCCAACGCTCCCGACGGCGACCCCATCCATCCGGAGGGCTTCGGCTGCGGGTACCGGTTCGCAGTCGGCGGGACGAGCGTCTGCTGGACCGGTGACTCGGACGTGCTCGACGACCACACGGACCTCGAGGTCTCGCTGTTCCTGCCGCCGATCGGGAAGAATTTCACCATGAACCGGACCGAAGCCGCGGAACTAGCGGCGGCGATCGATCCCGACCTCGTCTGTCCGATCCACTACAACACGTTTCCGGATCTCGATGCCGACTCCCGTGCCTTCGCCGCCGACGTCGCGGCCGCCGGGGTTCCGGTCGTTCTCGACGAGGAATAA
- a CDS encoding TrmB family transcriptional regulator, which translates to MSSLRDLGLSEYEARAYRSLLNTGPTTAKELSRASDVPMGRIYDVLNSIEQYNLVRSQTASRPKKYVAVEPSTALDRLLEDKKRELEEKADQYESIVDDLADELDAAEPVEDQFWTAAVGPEETVDLMLERLAAADDHIVMVSADPAPQWDLQTVSEAVNAQLEDALDRGVSIDLLMTREMVASLSADVGRRYRTTLQQRDDFDVRTNDDISGSFNIIDGVEICIQVPNPLSSGDAFGMIDLKDPEFAANVHEEFVPRWEEAEPLEF; encoded by the coding sequence ATGTCCAGTCTCAGGGATCTCGGGCTCTCGGAGTACGAGGCTCGAGCCTACCGGTCGCTGCTCAATACCGGTCCCACAACGGCCAAGGAGTTGTCTCGTGCCAGCGACGTGCCGATGGGACGGATCTACGACGTCCTCAACAGCATCGAACAGTACAATCTCGTCCGGAGCCAGACCGCGAGTCGGCCCAAGAAGTACGTCGCCGTCGAACCCTCGACGGCGTTAGACCGGCTTCTCGAGGACAAGAAACGCGAACTCGAGGAGAAGGCCGACCAGTACGAGTCGATCGTCGACGATCTGGCCGACGAACTCGACGCGGCCGAGCCGGTCGAAGACCAGTTCTGGACCGCCGCCGTCGGCCCCGAGGAGACCGTCGATCTCATGCTCGAACGGCTCGCGGCCGCCGACGATCACATCGTGATGGTGTCGGCCGATCCGGCCCCTCAGTGGGACCTCCAGACCGTCAGCGAGGCGGTCAACGCTCAACTCGAGGACGCGCTCGACCGGGGCGTCTCGATAGATCTCCTGATGACCCGCGAGATGGTTGCCTCGCTCTCGGCGGACGTGGGCCGACGGTACCGAACGACCCTCCAGCAGCGCGACGACTTCGACGTCCGGACGAACGACGATATCTCGGGCTCGTTCAACATCATCGACGGCGTCGAGATCTGCATTCAGGTGCCGAACCCGCTGTCGTCGGGCGACGCCTTCGGCATGATCGACCTAAAGGACCCGGAGTTCGCCGCGAACGTCCACGAGGAGTTCGTCCCCCGGTGGGAGGAGGCGGAACCGCTCGAGTTCTGA
- a CDS encoding FxsA family protein → MLRWILALLLIPFLDAVLLGVLVTQFGAFTWVGMVLLVVLTGLVGMLLVRAEGRRTIGKMQRTLAEGKPPTNELLDGGLLIAAGAFLLTPGLVTDAIGFLLAVPLTRIPIRAALKRFVIIPYADKKTGGFASGNVWTFGFPDEGPARSGDSGSGSTDGGTYDLGAGDYTVDDSDDGDSYTIDFGDERTSDSGDDLDDDPSAR, encoded by the coding sequence ATGCTCCGGTGGATCTTGGCGCTGTTGCTCATCCCGTTCCTCGATGCGGTGTTGCTCGGGGTCCTCGTCACCCAGTTCGGCGCGTTTACCTGGGTCGGGATGGTGCTGCTCGTCGTCTTGACCGGACTCGTCGGCATGTTACTCGTCCGTGCCGAGGGTCGCCGAACTATCGGGAAGATGCAGCGAACGCTGGCGGAGGGGAAGCCGCCGACCAACGAACTGCTCGACGGCGGCCTCCTGATCGCCGCCGGGGCTTTCCTGCTGACCCCTGGCCTCGTCACGGACGCCATCGGCTTCCTGCTGGCCGTCCCGCTCACACGGATCCCGATCCGGGCCGCACTCAAGCGGTTCGTGATCATCCCCTACGCGGATAAGAAGACCGGCGGCTTCGCCAGCGGGAACGTCTGGACCTTCGGCTTCCCCGATGAAGGCCCGGCCCGAAGCGGGGACAGTGGTAGCGGTTCGACGGACGGCGGAACGTACGACCTCGGCGCTGGCGACTACACGGTCGATGACAGCGACGACGGGGACTCGTACACTATCGACTTCGGGGACGAACGGACATCGGACTCCGGAGACGACCTGGACGACGACCCCTCCGCCCGGTAG
- a CDS encoding IclR family transcriptional regulator: protein MTDEGPRPVKTTKTSLAVVRAVRDNDGATLSELADRLKLAKSTVHNHLHTLVEEGFLVREGDTYHVGLQFLPFGEHARDRNPLYAAARRRVYSLAEKAGNEADFIVEENGRAYSLEYAIGESTPRGLSESGPFRAGNRFYMHNCASGKAILASMPEARVREIIDRWGLPATTEETITDETALFDELEATRRRGYATNNEELIEGYRSIGASITSPDGEVVGAFSIGGPTYRMAVDESTTDEIGHLLVDEIDALEAELF from the coding sequence ATGACGGACGAGGGTCCCCGCCCGGTCAAGACGACGAAAACGTCGCTCGCAGTCGTTCGCGCGGTTCGCGACAACGACGGCGCCACGTTGAGCGAGCTCGCCGACCGACTCAAGTTGGCGAAAAGTACCGTTCACAACCACCTGCACACGCTGGTCGAGGAAGGGTTTCTCGTCCGCGAGGGCGACACCTACCACGTCGGCCTCCAGTTTCTCCCGTTCGGCGAACACGCTCGCGATCGAAATCCGCTGTACGCGGCGGCCCGACGGCGGGTCTATTCCCTCGCGGAGAAGGCGGGCAACGAGGCCGACTTCATCGTCGAGGAAAACGGTCGCGCGTACTCTCTCGAGTACGCTATCGGCGAGTCGACTCCGCGAGGACTGTCGGAGTCGGGGCCCTTCCGCGCGGGGAACCGGTTTTACATGCACAACTGCGCCTCGGGCAAGGCGATCCTGGCGTCGATGCCCGAAGCGCGCGTTCGAGAGATTATCGATCGCTGGGGGCTCCCAGCCACGACCGAGGAAACCATCACCGACGAGACGGCGTTGTTCGACGAACTCGAGGCGACCCGGCGGCGCGGGTACGCGACCAACAACGAGGAACTGATCGAGGGGTATCGGTCCATCGGCGCGTCGATAACGAGTCCGGACGGCGAAGTCGTCGGTGCGTTCTCGATCGGTGGTCCGACGTACCGCATGGCGGTCGACGAGTCGACGACCGATGAGATCGGACACCTACTGGTCGACGAGATCGACGCGCTCGAAGCGGAACTATTCTAA
- a CDS encoding proline dehydrogenase family protein, which produces MIPPIASRFVAGTSASGALDHVSDCNQDGMGGILNLLGEHYHEPEPAAEDADEYCHLASQLAERDLNGTISVKPSQIGIDVGPDVFTANFERIVEAAAAEDVFVWCDMEDHTTTDTTLDAVESTARDHPNGVGVAIQANLTRTRDDLERLADVPAAVRLVKGAYDEPSSVALDSKAAVDEAYEDHLEFLFREFDQGIAVGSHDTKMLKTAVDLHKEYGTPFEIQMLMGVREDAQRELAEKGYEVNQYIPYGDKWMQYFYRRVRERKENALFALRAVVGV; this is translated from the coding sequence ATGATACCCCCGATTGCGAGCCGGTTCGTCGCCGGCACGTCCGCATCCGGTGCACTGGATCACGTTTCCGACTGTAACCAAGACGGGATGGGCGGCATCCTGAACCTCCTCGGCGAACACTACCACGAACCCGAGCCCGCGGCCGAAGACGCCGACGAATACTGCCATCTCGCCTCCCAACTAGCCGAGCGCGATCTGAACGGAACCATCTCCGTCAAACCCTCTCAGATCGGGATCGACGTCGGCCCGGACGTCTTCACGGCGAACTTCGAACGGATCGTCGAGGCCGCGGCGGCCGAAGACGTCTTCGTCTGGTGTGACATGGAAGACCACACGACGACCGATACGACGCTCGACGCCGTCGAATCCACGGCCCGCGACCATCCCAACGGCGTCGGGGTCGCGATCCAGGCCAACCTCACGCGGACGCGCGACGACCTCGAGCGACTCGCCGACGTTCCCGCAGCGGTCCGTCTGGTCAAGGGCGCCTACGACGAACCGTCGTCGGTCGCGCTCGATTCGAAGGCGGCCGTCGACGAGGCCTACGAGGACCACCTCGAGTTCCTGTTCCGCGAGTTCGATCAGGGTATCGCGGTCGGCAGTCACGACACGAAGATGCTCAAGACCGCGGTCGACCTCCACAAGGAGTACGGTACGCCGTTCGAGATTCAGATGCTCATGGGCGTCCGCGAGGACGCCCAGCGCGAACTCGCCGAGAAGGGCTACGAGGTCAACCAGTACATTCCCTACGGCGACAAGTGGATGCAGTACTTCTACCGCCGTGTCCGCGAACGCAAGGAGAACGCGCTGTTCGCGCTTCGCGCCGTCGTCGGCGTCTGA
- a CDS encoding helix-turn-helix domain-containing protein: MSSTSPTTTTTGSPDGTRLTLEIWHPDCWGLQATEAVDAGLLVHTVHRTVEDAVKGHFTVYADTTNQLDEFVAFADESPLTHSTVELGQRPTSTAPNPGNATRELFVEYEPEHSISDALVSHGFIHDASVRVEGGVEHWPVFVAGGRDEIRNRLEAIRNETDAEISISRVATPDGGPSETADRADRLTPRQREAFELACEQNYYAWPREISTRELADELGVSKTTLLEHLRKAEAKLLNPDDA, encoded by the coding sequence ATGAGCAGCACGAGTCCGACGACGACTACGACAGGGTCCCCGGACGGCACACGACTCACACTCGAGATCTGGCACCCGGATTGCTGGGGCTTGCAGGCGACCGAGGCGGTCGACGCCGGTCTGCTCGTCCACACCGTCCACCGCACCGTCGAGGACGCGGTCAAAGGCCACTTCACCGTTTACGCCGATACGACGAACCAACTCGACGAGTTCGTCGCCTTCGCGGACGAGTCGCCGCTGACCCACTCGACGGTCGAACTCGGACAACGACCGACCAGCACGGCGCCGAACCCGGGGAACGCGACCCGCGAACTGTTCGTCGAGTACGAGCCCGAACACAGTATCAGCGACGCGCTCGTCTCCCACGGCTTCATCCACGACGCGTCGGTGCGCGTCGAAGGCGGCGTCGAACACTGGCCGGTCTTCGTCGCCGGCGGCCGCGACGAGATCCGAAACCGTCTCGAGGCGATCCGGAACGAGACCGACGCGGAGATCTCGATCAGCCGAGTCGCCACGCCCGACGGTGGCCCGTCCGAGACCGCCGACCGAGCGGATCGTCTCACGCCCCGCCAGCGCGAGGCGTTCGAACTCGCCTGCGAACAGAACTACTACGCCTGGCCCCGCGAGATCAGCACGCGCGAACTCGCGGACGAACTCGGCGTCTCGAAGACGACACTGCTCGAGCACCTCCGGAAGGCCGAAGCGAAGTTACTCAATCCCGACGACGCCTGA
- the mptA gene encoding GTP cyclohydrolase MptA: protein MSHQLPDVQATSPDVTVGLSQVGVTGVDKLVKIAREGKRPIVLTAEFEVFVDLPAWRKGADMSRNMEVIDEILEEATREEAYRVEDVCGDAAERLLEKHDYTSTAKVSMEAEFMRREQTPASDRETQHTVDIIASATATEEGTREEIGAEVTGMTVCPCSQGMSAARAKQTLEDLGVEEETITEFLEEVPQPGHSQRGHATLTVESNGDPAVDLNDVIDIARDAMSARIYNLAKRPDEDHMTYAAHADAKFVEDCVRALAEGVVDEFDHLADDAVITMKQSNDESIHQHNAHAERKVEMGTLREEVAGDD from the coding sequence ATGAGTCATCAGCTTCCGGACGTGCAGGCAACGTCACCCGACGTCACCGTCGGTCTGAGTCAGGTCGGCGTCACCGGCGTCGACAAACTCGTCAAGATCGCCCGCGAAGGGAAACGACCGATCGTCCTCACCGCCGAGTTCGAGGTCTTCGTCGATCTCCCCGCCTGGCGCAAGGGCGCGGACATGAGCCGCAACATGGAGGTCATCGACGAGATCCTCGAAGAAGCCACCCGCGAGGAGGCCTACCGCGTCGAGGACGTCTGTGGCGACGCCGCCGAACGACTCCTCGAGAAACACGACTACACCTCCACGGCCAAGGTCTCGATGGAAGCGGAGTTCATGCGCCGCGAGCAGACGCCCGCGAGCGACCGCGAGACCCAACACACCGTCGACATCATCGCCTCCGCGACGGCCACCGAAGAGGGCACTCGCGAAGAGATCGGCGCCGAAGTCACCGGGATGACCGTCTGTCCGTGCTCACAGGGGATGTCGGCCGCGCGCGCGAAACAGACGCTCGAGGACTTGGGCGTCGAGGAGGAGACGATCACCGAGTTCCTCGAGGAAGTGCCACAGCCGGGCCACTCCCAGCGGGGCCACGCGACGCTGACGGTCGAATCGAACGGTGACCCGGCGGTCGACCTGAACGACGTCATCGACATCGCCCGGGACGCGATGAGCGCGCGGATCTACAACCTCGCGAAGCGGCCCGACGAGGACCACATGACCTACGCGGCCCACGCCGACGCGAAGTTCGTCGAGGACTGCGTGCGCGCGCTCGCTGAGGGCGTCGTCGACGAGTTCGACCACCTCGCGGACGACGCCGTGATCACGATGAAACAGTCTAACGACGAGTCGATCCACCAGCACAACGCCCACGCCGAGCGAAAGGTCGAGATGGGGACGTTGCGCGAGGAAGTCGCCGGCGACGACTGA